The Siniperca chuatsi isolate FFG_IHB_CAS linkage group LG2, ASM2008510v1, whole genome shotgun sequence genome window below encodes:
- the LOC122863997 gene encoding uncharacterized protein LOC122863997 isoform X3 yields MATRAAYFSPSEAQILMEAYEEVKDIIKKKGNTATVIKQREKAWQSIADRLNALNMNGPKRTWQQVKIKYKNILQNAVKKNTHRQGTGGGSPKADLTPAEDMALELNKGRPVLEGIPGGKETSIGSSQDATRFIQVSGRTVFLLEPPAQAPDDADPGESPSAAATAHDGDDDDEEETISVDSRRHEDPDAIQWENQPGNILQEDDTAQNKN; encoded by the exons ATGGCAACTAGAGCCGCGTACTTTTCCCCGTCGGAAGCACAAATCCTCATGGAGGCATACGAGGAGGTAAAAGATATAATTAAGAAGAAAGGCAACACCGCCACAGTgataaagcaaagagaaaaagcgTGGCAAAGTATTGCAGACCGCCTGAATGC ATTAAACATGAACGGGCCAAAACGGACATGGCAGCAGGTCAAAATCAAATACAAGAACATTCTGCAGAATG CAGTGAAAAAGAATACCCACAGACAAGGCACGGGTGGTGGGTCACCAAAGGCTGACCTTACCCCAGCAGAGGACATGGCCTTGGAGCTAAATAAAGGCAGGCCCGTCTTAGAGGGGATCCCTGGGGGGAAAGAGACGAGCATAGGTTCCTCCCAAGATGCCACCCGCTTCATTCAAG TGTCTGGAAGAACTGTGTTCCTGTTAGAGCCACCAGCACAAGCACCAGACGATGCTGATCCA GGTGAAAGCCCcagtgcagcagcaacagcacatGATGGagacgatgatgatgaggaggagaccATCTCTGTGGATTCCAGAAGGCATGAG GACCCAGATGCTATACAGTGGGAAAACCAGCCTGGCAACATA CTCCAAGAAGATGACACagctcaaaataaaaattag
- the LOC122863997 gene encoding uncharacterized protein LOC122863997 isoform X1, which translates to MATRAAYFSPSEAQILMEAYEEVKDIIKKKGNTATVIKQREKAWQSIADRLNALNMNGPKRTWQQVKIKYKNILQNAVKKNTHRQGTGGGSPKADLTPAEDMALELNKGRPVLEGIPGGKETSIGSSQDATRFIQVSGRTVFLLEPPAQAPDDADPGESPSAAATAHDGDDDDEEETISVDSRRHEDPDAIQWENQPGNISSQAIRKLYGNHLRRQIELADIDIQYKKKKIENLALESEIKKRTIRKLDLEIKKLEREVRYAFNVHCMLTVTQMY; encoded by the exons ATGGCAACTAGAGCCGCGTACTTTTCCCCGTCGGAAGCACAAATCCTCATGGAGGCATACGAGGAGGTAAAAGATATAATTAAGAAGAAAGGCAACACCGCCACAGTgataaagcaaagagaaaaagcgTGGCAAAGTATTGCAGACCGCCTGAATGC ATTAAACATGAACGGGCCAAAACGGACATGGCAGCAGGTCAAAATCAAATACAAGAACATTCTGCAGAATG CAGTGAAAAAGAATACCCACAGACAAGGCACGGGTGGTGGGTCACCAAAGGCTGACCTTACCCCAGCAGAGGACATGGCCTTGGAGCTAAATAAAGGCAGGCCCGTCTTAGAGGGGATCCCTGGGGGGAAAGAGACGAGCATAGGTTCCTCCCAAGATGCCACCCGCTTCATTCAAG TGTCTGGAAGAACTGTGTTCCTGTTAGAGCCACCAGCACAAGCACCAGACGATGCTGATCCA GGTGAAAGCCCcagtgcagcagcaacagcacatGATGGagacgatgatgatgaggaggagaccATCTCTGTGGATTCCAGAAGGCATGAG GACCCAGATGCTATACAGTGGGAAAACCAGCCTGGCAACATA AGCTCACAAGCTATCAGAAAGTTGTATGGCAACCACCTCCGGCGCCAAATAGAACTGGCAGACATAGACATTCagtacaagaagaaaaagatagaaaatCTTGCACTGGAGTCCGAAATAAAAAAGAGGACAATTAGGAAACTGGaccttgaaataaaaaaacttgagaGGGAGGTGAGATATGCCTTCAATGTACACTGTATGCTAACTGtaacacaaatgtattaa
- the LOC122863997 gene encoding uncharacterized protein LOC122863997 isoform X2 produces MATRAAYFSPSEAQILMEAYEEVKDIIKKKGNTATVIKQREKAWQSIADRLNALNMNGPKRTWQQVKIKYKNILQNAVKKNTHRQGTGGGSPKADLTPAEDMALELNKGRPVLEGIPGGKETSIGSSQDATRFIQVSGRTVFLLEPPAQAPDDADPGESPSAAATAHDGDDDDEEETISVDSRRHEDPDAIQWENQPGNISSQAIRKLYGNHLRRQIELADIDIQYKKKKIENLALESEIKKRTIRKLDLEIKKLERELQEDDTAQNKN; encoded by the exons ATGGCAACTAGAGCCGCGTACTTTTCCCCGTCGGAAGCACAAATCCTCATGGAGGCATACGAGGAGGTAAAAGATATAATTAAGAAGAAAGGCAACACCGCCACAGTgataaagcaaagagaaaaagcgTGGCAAAGTATTGCAGACCGCCTGAATGC ATTAAACATGAACGGGCCAAAACGGACATGGCAGCAGGTCAAAATCAAATACAAGAACATTCTGCAGAATG CAGTGAAAAAGAATACCCACAGACAAGGCACGGGTGGTGGGTCACCAAAGGCTGACCTTACCCCAGCAGAGGACATGGCCTTGGAGCTAAATAAAGGCAGGCCCGTCTTAGAGGGGATCCCTGGGGGGAAAGAGACGAGCATAGGTTCCTCCCAAGATGCCACCCGCTTCATTCAAG TGTCTGGAAGAACTGTGTTCCTGTTAGAGCCACCAGCACAAGCACCAGACGATGCTGATCCA GGTGAAAGCCCcagtgcagcagcaacagcacatGATGGagacgatgatgatgaggaggagaccATCTCTGTGGATTCCAGAAGGCATGAG GACCCAGATGCTATACAGTGGGAAAACCAGCCTGGCAACATA AGCTCACAAGCTATCAGAAAGTTGTATGGCAACCACCTCCGGCGCCAAATAGAACTGGCAGACATAGACATTCagtacaagaagaaaaagatagaaaatCTTGCACTGGAGTCCGAAATAAAAAAGAGGACAATTAGGAAACTGGaccttgaaataaaaaaacttgagaGGGAG CTCCAAGAAGATGACACagctcaaaataaaaattag